Within Montipora foliosa isolate CH-2021 chromosome 3, ASM3666993v2, whole genome shotgun sequence, the genomic segment GTtgctgtcaaaaggaagaaattgatcacgtggtAGGCAACTACAAAGGTGCACGTGGTCATCTTGTGTCAacgttcttgtttacattgaatgaactacggggaagaatgttaatcgcTCGTCACTTTCACAGTAAAAAAAAACgttactttttagccaagaaacttccgtttttcgttttttaattttgttgtaatattccGGCAGGTCAGGAAATCTTCTTTGTCTGTTTTaatcaaaacagaatttgtaattgaaaatcaaaacatctatgagatgcaCAAACATACTTGCGAACACGTGAAGCTGAATtgtcgcaaatcacaatgctgaaaggaaaggaactttatttaagtgtctacatgagtcgttctagcgctgcagcactaattggggacactataaactgaaattaccaagtaacgcaaatcaagtcaaatgttggtttttgaggagaggggaccatggagtacccggagaaaacctctcggtgcagagtagagaaccaacaaactcaacccagatatgacgccgagtctgggaattgcacccgggccacattggtgggaggcgagtgctctcaccactgcgccatccctgacaaacacaaaagcgacGTTTTTTActgacatcatttactcacaAGCGTAAAATTTGAACGTGTAAACGCTTATTATGTGTGCAAAACGCGAGtctaaaagtctgaaagccggACACTCCCGTGctacatattaattcagccgcgtacacacgcgttgcattcttaaactatcgcgtctttgacgtcattttctcctcgatccagctgttggtaatggcggaccattaaacaggagaattccagttgaaataaacaggcgtcttcttgaaatcaaggcttaaaacttcgatCAGTTACTGTTTAGGAAGCATAgtttaaaatccaaagaaaaataaaaaatgtttttttggtcaaagtagcactttaacatCGCCTTAAACTTTTCCGGCGCGTTGAGAGATCATTCAATTTGAGGCAACTTAGGAAGGAAAGTCCCACTCCTGGTGATGACCTAATGGCTGTAGAGCTATTTTGGAGGTTTGTGGAGTTTATCGTTCAGGCTACGTCAAAATCATCCGAAAAGAACTACAACAATTAAACTGCGCTAAAATCAATTCGGAGAGGGGTTCCTTGTTAACGAGGCCCAGGCCATGACTGAAGATATCTTATGACTTATTTCGTCTCTGTTTTTCGTCGATGAAACGTGTTAGCCAATAGGCAACCTTAAAAATCGCAAGTACTTGTTTAGGCTTAAAGGCGTTAACCTATGTCGTATCTGGCATAATATTGACGTTAAAGGACCCTAGTCAGCCACGCCCATGTTTTTGTTGACATACGGGAGTTTTAGTGTTTTATTGCTCTTGGGACTTGACCAAACCAAAAATAATCTTGAGAAAATGCGAGATATACTTATCGACTCACCTAAATTTATTTGATAAGCAAAAAAATGACACTGAAAACAAGGCACGAcagtttaatttagtttaatttgTTGCTTGCGCGGTACTTTGTAAATAATGAGAAGCAGTATTGGGTCTCAGTAAATGTAAATTAGAGATGGTTTCATTTGTCGCTCACGCAAATCGCAATTCACACTTGTAGCATCAGATGAAATCTCTTATTCTACGTTCCTAGCATTTCTTCGTTTTAAAGTTTACCAAATCCTCAAACGGGTGTTGAATTATCCAACAAAAATTTCTTCTTCCTGTAAAGTAAACACAAGATGACCTCTACTTTCCAGATCAATATCAAAATATGTCACACGCAAGCTTGCTCAGTTCCACAAAACTAAGTTTTATCATCggtgagaaaatgaaatgtaCAACGAAAAGATAAAGGCTTTTACAGAGTGTAATAGCGACCAGTACTCAAATGTTTGCCTGTTTGTTCAGTGCTGTCAGCTCGAGCGGAAGACACGCATAACATTATTTGAACCAGAATTATCGATCGGACGGTGAATTCGCTGTTCGTGATTCCTTGCAATGCAATCCAAGAACTGAAATTATTTCTCCACTTTTCAGAAATGATAATACACTGATTCTGATCATTCTAGCCGTTAAACGCCCTCTGTTCTTTGTTGAATCACAATTGAATAATTGCGGTACTCCTCGCTGCAACTCCAACAGAAGATGTTGTTCAACAACGATCTCCGCTTCCACTCGATAACATGTTGCGAAGAGCAAGTCACACATAATGATAGAAAATGAaattataataaagttagcTTATTTTGCCATGAAAAACAGAATTATATAGCCCATTTGATGTCCGATGGAAACAGATTACTTCGATAGTCACAGAATTCGCCATTTTCGGTTACACCgaaaatggcgactgaagtgttgtgggcgcgcaatgtaaagtgggtgacTAGGGTCCTTTAATACAacctaaaagaaagaaaaaatccaATTTCCTGAGTCAATTTTTCAAATTCAGGAGGTCTACGACAGATACTAAAAGAGGTCTTGATGGTGGACTGTTGGATGATACAACCAACCACGTTTTTCAGTCCACATGTCATCACAAATTTCATAATTTTGATCACTTCGCAAACAAAAACAGACCCCACCTTCGTTACGCCCATATATATTTGCCTTAAGTTCCtcaaactttaaaatatttcattgtTATTAGCACACCAGAAGGACGCATTCTGTTCAGGAGAATGAGTTTAGAAACAATGATAAACgagttgaaaacaaactgtgtgaaaaatgtttctttctttgtgtATTCATAACACAAGGCCAGgacatgaaaataaacaaatttattcaatCACCCATTTTACAATAAATACTCTAAACCAAGATAATTTAATGTAGAATGTCACGGACATGCAGCACCTCACATGCAGCACTTCACTGATTCAGTTTTGTATAGAATCCTATTCTGTCGTACATTCATTTGTGCCTTTTTTTATCAATGAATACAACTTTTTTAGCTCCAGTTAGATTAGTGGAGCTTTTTTTGTCAGTTCGCCTGTCACCTGTTAACATTTCTTTCTATTTGCAACTCGTACAGTCCATCTTATTTTCAGGTGAGAAAACAGAACATTGCGCAAACTTGAGCGAGTTAACAGCTAGTTTGGTACGATACATCGTGTTGATGGTTTGTTGAACTTGAGTCAAAACTGCACAGCACGCACTCTGCCAACCTTGGCGTCCATCTACAGTCCTACAAAATACCACAGATTTTAATGCAAACCTATCAACACGTCTTTCCTCGTATTTTGATCAATAGACGTTTTTACACGAGCAGCCAAAGATCATATTGATTCACTCTAACACATGGAAACTTACTATTCGTAAAATGGAGTTTCTTAGACTTTAGTTGGCGCATCGCTAAGGGAAGACGTGAACTCTTGCTTAAGACGTTACaggaatttaaaaaatgaagaagTAACTCTAAAGTGTCCAAAAATGAAGTATTTTTCTTAAATGCTTTAAATCTCTTAACCTATAGCAAACACAGTTTTTCCATTTTCAGGTCCAAATTTCTCATTAAATGCGCAGTAAAACTTAATAAAACCAGAAAGCTGACGTAGTGAGAGGCACGGGTCTGTCCTGGAGATGACGTCAAGCTTTGTAGAGGAAAATATTCTTTCACAACTAAAAATGCAAAGCATCTGTGACGTCACCTCATGAATAGACCCATGGCTCTTATTAGCTCGACGCGAAAAAAACTGCCAATTTTGTCAACTTCACGCAATTTACCATGTGTACGACCTGTTAAAAGCGAAAAAGTAATGTGTTAACGTGAAATATTTTCTTTGCGGTGCTAAACTTGACTACTGCGAAATTAATgaggttaggggcactttaaagacaTTTGAGCTCTAAAACACGGCCATGAATTCCCAcatagacaaaagaataatgaatCGATCATATAtaatgaagaaagaaaaggaactttattcaagtgtctaatcttctagcgctgtagagcactaatcggggactctgtaaattgaaattaacaagttaacgcaaatgaaatcaaatgttggtttttgaggagaggggaaaaccggagtacccggagaaaaacctctcagtgcagagtacagaaccaacaaactcaacccacatatgacgcggagtctgggaatcgaacccgggccacattggtgggaggcgagtgttctcaccactgcgccatctctgcacccTATCAAATGTTCCTGTTGCTTTTGTTGGTTAAACGTATCCCTTTGCTGTGATTTTTTTATTCTCGCCCTGGGCCGTGTTTTGCCACATTCGAAATGAAATTACAGTTATACCTGTCAAGGAACCTCAATACTCTCCAAAGCTGCTCTAGGTTCTGTGTACCAACTAGTTGTATGAGGTAATTCCTTAAAACCTCAACGTCCTCTTCTAGTGGAACTGCAACAAGAAAATGGcgacataacataacataacttTATCAGTTCATGTGTCAAATGTATCAAATTTATCTAGTAAACTAAACGGGGGCGCCTACCTACAATTAAATTACAAGGGCATTTAACGAGCAGCTTAACctaaaagcctttgagagacatttctaggctccttgtaatgtataaagattgtgtaaagagatgtttttgtcACTTTGAAGAAATTGATTCTATTCGGAaatcttaggtgaaaattgaagtgtccgaaaattttagggaatgacatcttcatttcagaaattgctagctaaACGTGGCCTTCTGAGAACGTCCCAGCGAACAATTTGCTCATcggaaactgctaggtgacctggCTTTTTAAGTGcgaaaaattgcgaaaatatcccttccgaaaacgttagacactacttttccctggttagGAATCTTTTAGGCGATGTTTTGGTATAGAAATCTACAGCAGTtcgactctcccgaacacatatttaaCCAAAGATTATcgctgggtgcccctgaaaatataggtaaaagttaagaatccgatcccaccaacgcgtcggccaacacgtcggccaacgcgtcgatcgactgtcggtcgactgtcggccgacgcgttggcctaATAATATACAAGTCAAGAGATAAAAACATGACTCACATTTCTCATATAAAATGTGAATAAAATGTAGTAAACTTCGACTTCACTAAAGACGATAATGCTGACGTACATCACTTCCGCAGTCGTCATAATGTAAGCACTTCATTTTTCTCGTTTTTGTTGTGCCATATTTGCTTTATAAAAAGTTCTCTGTGTTTTATCAATGTGAAATGAAACCATAGCGAAATTTGTGTCCAGCCCTACTCAGATGCAAACCGATTAACTTCAACTTAATGTTACCAACCCATGACAACAAGTGTAAGAGACAACAGTTTGTGGCGTAATGGGGTAGGAGATGAAGTACTCCATTAGCAGGTCATGAAAAGGTAGGATAACTAAGTTGCCCGGCAAGAGTGGTCGCGATTCTCTCCAAGGGGTTACAATCCCCAAGGCCACAATCCTCTCCAGAGGGTTACAATCCCTCACATGAGAGGTCCTTAACTATCTAGGGTTGCGCCCCCTGGTTTCTACGGTAACCGTGCGCGATCAGAAGGCACAAAACCCTAGTACAGTGAGTCTATAGGACAAAGGGTGACCCGCATGGGAACAATTCACCTCCACCGGTATTTTATTTCACAATATTGACTACATAATTATTTGACAAAGCACAAAGGGGGATTTAACCCTTCATATTAGAAAAGAGAGTCATTGACATGCAAACATTGCATGAGTCCATATTAAAATTGGTTATTAACTGTAACAAATCCACAGATAGTGTACAACTAGCTATCATTAGTCTTCATGTCGTGTCCTGGGACATGCTATTGAGGCACCAGGTATGAAAGAGGGAGGGAATTTGAGTGAAGATGCTTCTGAGCTTTTAAGCTCAGACAGAACTGGAATGACAGTAGCAAAGGTGGGACTTGACATATTAGTCCAAAGCACGAGGCGCCTAGAATGTGATTGGATGAGGTGCATGGTGTGACGTTCACGTGAAACAAGGTTGCTCTGTAACAGAGAAAGCCTGGGCTCAAATGCATATCCCGCGCAGAGGCCATGGTTGTCACATTAACTTTAATTTATAATGTTTTataaattcacttaattattGTCGAAATGTGCATAACGTATTCTGAACAACTGCATTTTAATGCGCTGAGGGATTACAATCGTTTGCCTACCTTCGTAAGCTTGTGTCCATTGTTTGATAACTTGCTTCACTTGAGGAAGTGTAACAGCTTCTCCCAAACACGCCTGATATAGAAAAAGTATTTCAACATCACGACGTACGCACAGCACGTACGACAGGACGTACAAGCaaggttaaagtgcccctgtgaccaaaaaatcaattcatatttttctttggatttcaaaactatgttaacagaACACTATATGACCCaagacccacgttttaagccttgatttcaaaaagacacctctttattttaactgtaattttcctatttaatggtccgccattactaacattatgttcttgagagagctggatcgaggagaaaatgacgtcaaaggctcactagtttaagaatgcaatacgtgtgtacgccgcagaattaatatgcagcacggggcttttgggctttcagacatttaaactcacgctttgcatatataataagctgcgttcacacgctgaaattttaagctagtgagcctctgacgtcacttttccctggatccaaccgtctgaggtccaatcggtcagttttgaacgtgagtaatggcggaccgtgaaatccaaaactcacactcaaagtaaacggcctttggataaaaataaaagctcaaaattttgccagtcaggtgttaagcaaacacactttcaaaatctgaaggaaaaaaggaagtgatttttttatcacaggggcactttaataaaaATCGACTTAATCTATTCTGAGCATTTCTCAACAGGTTCCCACTTGTGgaataagcacaagcacaagcacaagcacaagcacaagcacaagcataggCGTAAGTACACAAAAAATCGTGTGGGGACGGGCGTAAAATAAGTATAAACACAAGGAGAAGCACAagaacaagaaaaggaaaattccctttcCTTGCACTTATGCTTATCTCACGTTTGTGCTTCTTTCATCAGTGGGCACGGACGTAAGATAAGAACAATCACAGCATCATTACTAACAGTTTCTCTTCCGCCGTTTTGGGATCGTTCCAGATCTCCTCCGACGTTATTGCGCTTGCGTATTGCCTGATTTCCCCTGTTTCACGTGTGAGAACGTCctgtgcttatgcttgtgcttatgcttatcCCACATATGGGAACCGGGATTTACCCGATGCAGCAACTTTTTCAAAGTGAGTCCACTAGAGACGATAGTTTGCCACTAGAGACCATAGTTTGTGATTGCAATTACAGACGAAAGGAAAAGTAACGTTTTGCAATTGTAATGCAAAATAGGTAAAAATAAAATCAGAATTCGAGGATAACTAGCCTGCGAAAAGACTAGTATCCTTAGAAGTAAAATTCGACGAAAAGCTAGGCGATTGGTCTTCTCCCTTAGCTCAGCACAGCGCAATTTTTTTTGAGTCCAGATTTTAAGGTCGTTTTAAGTTTTTGAACTCATGCCCGCCTCAAACAAgtaatgaaaaggaaaagtcaAAAAAATCTGAACCCTTTGATTCAGGAGATGAAAACATACAAAAAAGCTTGAACCTAAGCAAGGATATCAAATCTTATAGAAAATAGTCATGAAGATTCAATGCGGCAAAAATACAAGATAAGAAGCTAAGAGTATAAAAGGAATTCAAACGTGAAATACACCTGATTTGTCGGAGAGTCGAACTCAGCACCCTCTCTGTTCTGGAAATCACCGCAGTGAACTGTCCCTGTACTCATTTCCATTCCGTTTTTGGTTGGTAGGACCTCGATATGAGGATTTGCCGGTGCATTAACGTGGATGCGAGCACGTGTAATTTTCAGGTCTTTGCCTTTATAAGCTTGCTCTATTTCCTGTCTCACGTGATCAGGGAGCGCCACAAGAAATTCTGGGTCGATTTGAGATGGTGAAGGCAGAAGGTCTGAGATCCACTGAACCGTCCCATTTGAGGGATTCTCTTCAAATTGCAGGCGAGAGGGTTTTGGCAATGTTTTACTCTGTCTGTTCGTGGTAGCCTTTTGCTGGGGCTGTGGTCGACGCCCAGGCTCGCCTTGCTGTAAATTATTGAACAATGTCAGTTATCTAAATTTCAGACGAGAAATTAGTTTCTGGCTCAACACAGCAGCGTCTTTGGTAGCcccagaagaagagaaaaattaaaaaagcaaatCTCAGGTTCGTTACGTAGCATAATGAAAATTCAGCGATTATCCATTCACTTGTTGGATTGTGTCtttcgttcgttgattcaaATCCGATATTTTCAATCGATTGATCAATTGTTCACTGGTTCATCCAACGACAGTGCATGTAttttaataattgaaaaaaagatgtTTGGTACAATGCGAAACTAAGCAATTACTAAACGCACTAACCTCTTCTTTTCCATCGTGGATACGTAAAATGTTCTGATTTCTTGCAGCATAAGATCTCTCTATACTTCTTCTTATATCCTCAGGTAAAGCTTCCAATACAGAGGGGTCAATCTGCGACGGAGAGGGCAAATACAAGCTTTCGTCCAGGTCACCAAGACTTCTCCTGGATGCGGTATTCCGAGCTCCTTCAGCAATCTGGGGCGAGAATCTTGGTAAAGGGGGAACTTTGCTTTGTTCGTTTTCAGGACTCTTTAGAACACCAAAAACTTGCTCATGTTCCACTCGGTTTTCTATGGCAGTGGCTTCTGGGAGAACTTCAGCCGCCGAAGTCGCTTGTGGtttcaaaaaatcaaataatgACCTTGAATTTTTGTTGTCGGCGTTAGCATTCTTATCAACCAACTTACTAACTTGTATTCCCATTCCTCGCATATCCTCTGGGATGACATTCAGTTGTTTCAAGAGGACTTCACACTGTTTAGATATGATTTGGGCGTCATCCGTGACAGTTGGTAAGGTGAAGGAGCGAGCTATGTTGTCACATATTCCGTGACCCATGAATTTCCTTGGGGATGGCGCTCCTGCTTTCCGCACTTTCATCTGTTGTAAACAATAATCTGCATTTTATATGGTTCGTTACGGATAGCTCGCCTTTATAACGACGATGACCATAATAACAGATACTTTATTTGTGTCAAagctaatagaccattttcgaattcgcgcggctggactggatctagcatgaaatggaggctaatgcgggaaaattattttgcatttgaaaatatttgcccgcattagcctccatttcatgctagatccagtccagccgtgagaattcgaaaatggtttaTTGGGAACACTTACAAAAAAAAGTTGCAGTGGTTTATAAATATAAAGTAAATGAAAATACTTCATCGTTATGGTTGATTTTGTTGTGATTGCAGTTATTTGAACAATTCCTAATTCTCCTGCCAAAAGAGtttaactaataataattataatattatttaatacTTATATTGCGCTTTTCCTATAAAAATACTCAAAAGCGCATTAAAATATTACACAATTGGTTTAACGTAACGTACGACTTGAATTTGACGAAAATGGACCTTGTTGACCTTCTCAGAGTAGCTACAAAAGAACAACTTTTCCAATTCAATGGAGCCTTGTATGAACAGACTGATGGTGTGGCCATGGGTTCTCCCCTTGGCCCCTTGCTCGCTAATGTTTTCATGACCTCAATCGAAGAAAACCTCGAACGACAAGGAAAACTCCCTTCGTTCTATCGAAGATATGTAGACGACACCCTGACCATCATGCCGAATATGGCGGCAGCATCTAGCTTTCTAGAcacattaaaccttgcacattcaTCCGTAAAATTCACCATGGAAACTGAAAGCAATGGTATGTTGCCATTTCTGGGAACTCAGTTACTGAATCGATCTCCCCGGATAGAGACAAAGGTCTACGTAAAACCCACGAATTCAGGTctccttctgcattttcagagcaatgttgacaatcggtacaagaatggcttgctgagaactatgctcgatcgagcacaccgtttatcttcttcttggtcacacttctcagacgaatgtgaccgtttgaagtcagttttctcacgcctaaagtacccgaaacaactcgtaaattccactatcaaacgctttgttgactcaaaggtctgcgaccaaccgcgacctttatcaacagcccaagagacggataacatggttcgagtagtcttgccatttaaagaccaaaactcagcagaatttgtaaaaaaacaacttaaggatttgagcctgaaagtaaacaaaaccatccagcctgtatttaccagcagaaaaattgaacaggaactgaaagtgaaagaggcaaagccgccgatcataaatcagcagtgtgttgtatataaatttcaatgtgacctttgtgatgaaggttatgtaggctacacacgcggacatttacacaatcgtgtaaagggacataagcaacagtcctcggctattgccagacactataagaacgcacacgggtcgatccctcgggacctgcttaaacgctttgaggtgctcaaaaaatgtaaaaacaaatttgattgcttagcgtttgaaatgttatttataagaacacttaagcctagcctcaatgtgcaatcggattccattcgtgctaaagtattcttatagccaatttcgcacgtgcttattatgttaattcttagcgtcaatcgtttttaatactgtaattttagcatcatagaacatttttaccttgataatggagtgatgtctactccgaaacgtcggtttaacttgttatctctaacttttatagttttatgttttaagaaatctcttttaatattattaaactaaatttaaaaataaatttccaGAGTAATTAGTAAAATATAGAATTTTTTAAGAAtcacaatattaaattaaatgaataaataatctaactaaaagcctttttaaataaatatgttttaaCAGAGTGTTTAAAAGAGTCGATTGATGTTTCCTGTCTTATTGGCagaggaagactgttccatgAGAAGGGGGCAGCTATCGAAAACGCGCGATCTCCC encodes:
- the LOC137997323 gene encoding uncharacterized protein, translating into MDLVDLLRVATKEQLFQFNGALYEQTDGVAMGSPLGPLLANVFMTSIEENLERQGKLPSFYRRYVDDTLTIMPNMAAASSFLDTLNLAHSSVKFTMETESNGMLPFLGTQLLNRSPRIETKVYVKPTNSGLLLHFQSNVDNRYKNGLLRTMLDRAHRLSSSWSHFSDECDRLKSVFSRLKYPKQLVNSTIKRFVDSKVCDQPRPLSTAQETDNMVRVVLPFKDQNSAEFVKKQLKDLSLKVNKTIQPVFTSRKIEQELKVKEAKPPIINQQCVVYKFQCDLCDEGYVGYTRGHLHNRVKGHKQQSSAIARHYKNAHGSIPRDLLKRFEVLKKCKNKFDCLAFEMLFIRTLKPSLNVQSDSIRAKVFL